In Excalfactoria chinensis isolate bCotChi1 chromosome 5, bCotChi1.hap2, whole genome shotgun sequence, a single genomic region encodes these proteins:
- the ASCL2 gene encoding achaete-scute homolog 2 — MNGGAPPPPPAAASRCRRRPASPELLRCKRRLAFASLSGGGTAAAAVARRNERERNRVRLVNLGFAALRQHVPHGTASKKLSKVETLRSAVEYIRALQRLLDEHDAAAAAFPDGRAGRSAGRAAVGESGGGSGYSSASPCSSEESGYEPVLSPEEQELLDFTSWLGSY, encoded by the coding sequence ATGAACGGCGgtgccccgccgccgccccccgccgccgcttcacgctgccgccgccgccccgcctcTCCGGAGCTGCTGCGTTGCAAGCGCCGCTTGGCCTTCGCCTCCCTCTCGGGCGGCGGCACCGCGGCGGCGGCCGTGGCCCGTCGCAACGAACGGGAGCGCAACCGCGTGAGGTTGGTCAACCTGGGTTTCGCCGCGCTACGGCAGCACGTCCCCCACGGGACCGCCAGCAAGAAGCTGAGCAAGGTGGAGACGCTGCGCTCCGCCGTCGAGTACATCCGAGCCCTGCAGCGGCTCCTCGACGAGCAcgacgccgccgccgccgcgttCCCCGACGGTCGAGCGGGCCGCTCTGCGGGGCGGGCGGCCGTCGGGGAAAGCGGCGGCGGTAGCGGCTATTCCTCCGCCTCACCTTGTTCTTCCGAGGAGAGCGGCTACGAGCCGGTGCTCAGCCCCGAGGAGCAGGAACTGCTGGATTTCACCAGCTGGCTCGGGAGCTACTGA